The genomic region GACAAGAACAATATAGAGAACTGGTTGCTCTGTTTAGTAGGTTAAAAAAAAAAAAAAAAAAGAAAAAAAAAAAAAGTGAAAGGATTTGATTGCTTTAGTACATGCTTTCTTGGTCTTTCATGGCTTTCACAGGAAATATACTCTGTTTGACAAGTCTCTGTCTTCTTTGCTTTAAAAAGGAAGAACACAGGTTTGATTCCTCTAGGAGGTGCCTTCCTTCTTCAGCCTAGGCTTTTTTTGGTTTCAAAATCTGCAGCAACATTTATTTTTTGGGGAACCAAATGGGCTTGGTTGGATATTCATTGGGATTGGGTGTCCAACACTGAATTGGGCTGCTTGAATATTCCATGTTTTAGATTTTGATCATGATCATGACGCATGCATTTTAATGGAAAATTTGACCAGCTCCGTTAACAAAACTCCAAAACACAAACTGGTGGGTGGACCTGAGATGGACCGGCCTTTGACCGGTGAGCAGGGGTGGTGTTGGTGGTTGACCAAACCGAACGCATTGTAGTAGCTACCATTTACTGTGGGTTGTGATTTGTGAACAGTTAAACCCAGCATTGTTTAATAAGGAAGAAAAGCTTCTACAAACACAAATACGATGTCTAGTTGTCTTCTCGGATGAGAACATCCACCAGCAAAAAGCAGAGCCATGATTGTGGAGTAGATTCAGGGCTTCATCCTCAGGTGGCAGTGGCACTATAGTTTATTTGAGCTCTGCATGTAAACAAACAGTTTTAGAGAGGGTTAACTTCACATACATCGCCAAACCAGATTTCCGATGAAGGGTCCTAAACATCGTCTCTTTAGATCTGCTAGCCTATGAAAACATGAGCAATCTTTTTGTCCGAAAACATGAGCAATTCTTGTAGCACATCTCCCCTCAGTCCCTGTCTCTTTCTCTAGCAAGCAATACTCTTTCTCTTGGATTTGAAATGATCAAAGATCTCATTATTGCCTTAGTTACTAGCATCAGATTCAAATTAGAATAATAAGGTGAATGATCATAATCGTGGGTTATAAATCATGTGCAATAATGGCAATGCTATGAGATTTGAGGGGGGCATGGATGGTTGTTACAAGAAGAGAAGCACGCTTCAAGACAAAGGCCATTGATAGCCTTCTTTCTGGGTTGTTCCTCCTAAGAGACAAACAATGAGCAAGGTTTCACAGCAAAGTCTCATCATTTGGCCTTGTCACACTTTGATGGAAAAATCATTTCATACAAGGCTTTAAGCATTTCTCTGCATTGTATTAAGTAGACCATTTGGGCCAATAATTCACACACTCCCTTATTAGTCATGATTAAAGAAGTAGTTATTTGTTGAGATATACAATAAGGTGCATTACCCATTCAAATTTGCTCAAAGGCAATCAAATCAAAATGTCTCAAACTCAAGGGGATCACTCCATTATCAACTTTTTGACCACACCATTTCTTATCACATATACTACATAATGTATCATAAATAATTATCCAAACTGTGCTAGAAGATTCAAAAATTTGCAACATTTAGGGAGTAGGGTGGCTCTGATTTGAAATTTTTAGCCTTGAACTTTTGGGTTTTGGCATTTACAAAGTCAATCACCATTAGCATGACGAGATGCATACCTCATAGTTACATTTAGGGAGTATTGCTAGAAGAATAATTCTCCAAACTGTGCTACAAGATTCAAAATTTGCAACATTTAGGGAGTAGGGTGGCTCTGACTTGAAATTGTTAGCCTTGAACTTCTGGGTTTTGGCATTTACAAAGTCAATCACCGTTAGCATGATGAGATGCATACCTCATAGTTACGTTCATACAATTGTTGAAGCAATGAGATGCATTAAACCCTTGATTATGGCTTTGTGCTGAAATGCTTGATATGGTCAAAGTCAAGGTTTTGTTCTCTAAATAAATATGTAAAACTTGTTCATGTTTACTCCCTTAGTTTTTCTATTAGGGAGTAATGATGTGTGGTATGACCTCAAAATACCATGTATATTTGTAAAGTGATTATTGTGCTTAATTGTAAAGTAATACACTAATACACAGAGGGCTTACGCTTCATTATAAATAGGGGTCCCTCGTTTCAAAGTTTCCATTCACTTCCAATACCCCTCTTATTGCTCCAAAGCACAAAGCGCATAAACCCAAAGAAAGACAGACACGCATTTTGCATCAATGGCCACCAAAGTCTACATTGTGTGAGTCTTCTGCTCCTCTCTCTTTCTTTCTTTCTTTCTTTCTTTCTCAGTGCTTGATTAATATGATATAGTGCTTTGAGATATAGATTGATTTCTGGGTTTTATTTCATTGATTGACTTAAAGTGACTATGATCTTTGATCATTGAAAGCTATAACACTTCTGGGTTTTGTTCGGTTTGCTTCTTGGATGTAATGGAATGTGAATTGTGAGTTGAGTCATTGAAAAGACTGGTACTTTGTTTAAGATTGTGTTCAATTTGCATTGGGCATTTTAACCCAATTAACTTGTTATTTGGATGAATAATTATTATAGAAAATGAGTATAATCATCTTCTGGTTCCTCCCCTCTCTGTTTTTGGAGTGGTTTAGAACAGAAAGAACAATTCTTTAGGAGAATTCCTCTGGCATACACAATATTATGTTCAGAAAATCAAACAATCCTTTATAAATTTCTGTTCTTTTTGGTTATATTGTGCGATTTGAGATGCTATGAACTGAATTTCACCACTGTTTGGGTAGAAATTATTAGAGTTTTAGATCCCTATCCATTACTTAAAAAGATTGTGGGATTATGATGTTAACCCAGCAACGATTAGAAAGTGATTGTGAGAACTGACCTACCTTTTAGAAAATTTAGAAAACCAAAACCAACATTGAAAGGTAAAGCCACTGCTTTTGATCCTTTTGTGGTCCCAGAATAATGCCTCATTATTTAGACTACTTCCTTGTGCCCATATTGCTGTCAGCTTCTATCAGTATGCGTAGACATGCATTTTAATTTGGCACTCGCTTCTTGTCTTTTTGCCTTTCTGGATTTGCTTCTGAAGTGTCAAGCATTTCTTCAGTGATTTGTGAAAACTTTGAACACTCAAACCATACGTGTGGGAAAGTAATTTTATGTTTTGACATCACAGTCGATGAAAGCTTAGCTTACCTTAACTTATTGATGTATTGAAAATGACATAGTTTCTTATCTTTATATACTTAGGCCTGACTTTGCTTTCCATAAGATTGCAAGACTAAAATATTGATTTTCAAATAACATTTTACATACCTGTACCAATTTGGGTTAATTTTAAAAATCCTTAATGCATATTGCAGTTACTATTCTATGTATGGACATGTCGAGAAGCTGGCTGAAGAGATTAAAAAGGGAGCTGCATCTGTGGAAGGAGTAGAAGCTCAACTATATCAGGTGTGAGAATTTATCGATCGCACTTCATATTATGAAGTTAGTATACTTTAAATACAATCTGCATAAACTATTTGTTAGCCATTTTCGACTGCTATTCTCAAAACATAGATTTCCAATGAAGTGAGATCTGTGTGAATTTTTTTTTTATGAAGTTACCAGTAGATATAGCTAATAGTGAATTCTCAGTATTACCAAGTATTTTGTACTTCTGGCCTTGATTTTGAGGACCTAACTACTTGCTGACTAAGCTTTCAGGATTGATATGGTACACCATACACTAATCCTGTTAGGAATTAGGAAATGATTTTCCTTTTTTCCCCTCCCTGACTGTAATTTAAGAAGTGAACATCCTTCTCAGAGACTATTTCTATAGTGATTTGCGGCCTTGCTTAAGTTGAAATTCTTACCATGATGCTCTCTTGCTGATTATAGGTTGTTGTAAGTCTATATTGATGTTAAGATGTCTGCTGTCATTATGTTTAGAGCCTAACTATCTTGTATTGCTTCGACCTCCCACTGTGTTGCCTTCTATTGAAATATTATGTGAGTTTTTGGTAAACGCTTACTGAGTGGAGTAGTGTTCTAAATGGTTTATTACAATAGATTCTTTTATTCAGTGACTTGCTTAATTCACTGTGATTTGGGACGTTGTTTGAAAAGGATATCAGTTTTTCTTGAATGTGACTGCCTGATTCAACCTACTGTTCCCTTAACAGGTACCAGAAACACTGCAAGATGAGGTTCTCGGAAAGATGGGTGCACCTCCAAAGAGCGAAGTACCTATTATTGCACCCAATGATCTTTCTGATGCCGATGGTTTACTATTTGGATTCCCTACTAGATTCGGAATGATGGCTGCACAGTTCAAAGCATTTTTAGATGCAACCGGAGGTTTATGGAGGTCACAACAGCTAGCAGGCAAA from Fragaria vesca subsp. vesca linkage group LG3, FraVesHawaii_1.0, whole genome shotgun sequence harbors:
- the LOC101301946 gene encoding flavoprotein WrbA-like, which encodes MATKVYIVYYSMYGHVEKLAEEIKKGAASVEGVEAQLYQVPETLQDEVLGKMGAPPKSEVPIIAPNDLSDADGLLFGFPTRFGMMAAQFKAFLDATGGLWRSQQLAGKPAGIFYSTGSQGGGQETTALTAITQLVHHGMLFVPIGYTFGAGMFEMEQIKGGSPYGAGTFAGDGTRQPSELELQQAFHQGKYFASIAKKLKGTTA